One window of the Shewanella maritima genome contains the following:
- a CDS encoding sensor domain-containing diguanylate cyclase — protein MTNKSSSELVIRRLYQITQSHHQGFEQQLSELLKMGLERFELDIGILSNIEGDNYLVEHCVTPDDVSLKSGDCFDFGESYCNITCKAQGPISIEHMGKDDKYASHPAYKAFGLESYIGIPLRLNGQLYGTLNFSSPKPYTRHFKEVDIDALQLMASWIEVELIRREQEQQLKALNEELRQLADFDSLTEIPNRRGMRKTLQKDINRLSRVKGQGTLALIDIDNFKQLNDAYGHQTGDQALTEVAKVINSGLRDYDLVARFGGEEFLLWLPDTQESGCQKVSRRIMNDIGQIKLTNNPITVSIGSCSFDFKAMLHHSSRSLNIDKIIDDAISIADNALYDAKAQGRNRLITTEHQF, from the coding sequence ATGACAAATAAATCCAGTAGTGAATTAGTTATCCGCAGACTATATCAGATCACTCAAAGCCATCATCAGGGGTTTGAGCAGCAACTTTCTGAGTTGCTAAAAATGGGGCTTGAACGTTTTGAGCTAGATATTGGTATTCTTTCCAATATTGAAGGAGACAACTACCTAGTCGAGCACTGTGTCACACCCGATGATGTTTCGCTCAAGTCAGGTGATTGTTTCGATTTTGGTGAGAGCTATTGCAATATCACCTGCAAAGCGCAGGGACCAATTAGTATTGAGCACATGGGAAAAGATGATAAGTATGCCAGTCATCCAGCCTACAAGGCGTTTGGGCTTGAGTCGTACATTGGCATTCCACTACGTCTTAATGGTCAGCTTTATGGCACGCTTAACTTTTCCAGCCCAAAGCCATACACTCGCCACTTTAAAGAGGTCGACATTGACGCATTGCAGTTAATGGCATCTTGGATTGAAGTCGAGCTCATTCGCCGCGAGCAAGAACAACAATTAAAAGCATTAAACGAAGAACTGCGTCAGCTCGCTGATTTTGATTCGCTAACCGAAATCCCTAACCGTCGCGGTATGCGCAAAACGCTGCAAAAAGACATCAACAGGCTCAGTAGAGTCAAAGGCCAAGGCACACTAGCGCTTATTGACATTGACAACTTCAAGCAGCTTAATGACGCCTATGGCCATCAAACGGGTGATCAAGCGCTTACAGAGGTTGCTAAAGTGATTAACTCAGGGCTAAGAGATTACGATTTAGTCGCCCGCTTCGGTGGTGAGGAGTTTTTATTGTGGTTACCTGACACCCAGGAAAGTGGCTGTCAAAAAGTTAGCCGAAGAATTATGAATGATATTGGTCAAATCAAACTGACCAATAATCCAATCACAGTATCGATTGGCTCATGCAGCTTTGATTTTAAGGCAATGCTGCACCATTCATCCAGATCATTAAATATAGACAAGATTATTGACGATGCGATTTCCATTGCCGATAACGCCTTATATGACGCCAAAGCTCAAGGTCGTAACCGCTTGATTACTACTGAGCACCAATTTTAA
- the mltF gene encoding membrane-bound lytic murein transglycosylase MltF, with protein MLNKFTFVFFCILLSACSKVVIEEVQLNQTPPKRTVLKVGTLYGPQIYLNSEQGESGFDYEMAKRFADYLDVELQMVPFSDRPQLFAALKAEEIDIVAAGISKTPARTEQFKLGPTLYFVNQVLVYKAGKPKPRELNQINGRMMILPDSAAENALIKLQNDYPDLNWITAKDKEYEEILAMVVNDELDYTVLDSNSLLISQRFLPELREALTLEEKVEVTWLLHPQQDDYLLSQLLDFWHQEKRAGTFEYLDEKYFGHVKRFDYVDTRAFIRAIDNVLPEYQAMFEKYAGELDWRKLAATSYQESHWNPSARSPTGVRGMMMLTRPTASYVGVKNRLDAEQSIRGGAKYLQNMIDRLPESIPDNQRIWFALASYNVGLGHVEDARKMAQSMGLDPSAWRDVKKVLPLLQQSKYYKQTRYGYARGGEAVHYVDNIRRYYDTLVWVDNQTKQLKDAELESEVEVIAEDTTQQVQESAR; from the coding sequence ATGCTCAACAAGTTTACATTTGTCTTTTTCTGTATCCTACTTAGTGCATGTAGCAAGGTAGTGATTGAAGAGGTCCAGCTCAACCAAACTCCGCCCAAGCGCACTGTGCTTAAGGTGGGGACCTTGTATGGGCCGCAAATATACTTAAACTCAGAGCAAGGTGAGTCTGGATTTGACTATGAAATGGCCAAGCGTTTTGCAGACTACCTTGACGTCGAATTACAAATGGTGCCGTTCAGCGATAGACCACAATTGTTTGCCGCGCTTAAAGCTGAAGAGATAGATATTGTCGCTGCGGGTATTTCCAAAACCCCTGCCCGTACCGAGCAATTTAAGTTGGGGCCAACCCTCTACTTTGTTAATCAAGTACTGGTTTACAAAGCAGGCAAACCAAAACCCAGAGAGCTAAATCAGATTAATGGCCGCATGATGATTTTGCCTGACTCAGCCGCTGAAAATGCCTTAATCAAACTGCAAAACGATTACCCCGATCTCAATTGGATCACCGCCAAAGACAAAGAGTACGAAGAAATTTTGGCAATGGTGGTCAATGATGAACTTGACTACACAGTGTTAGACTCTAATAGCCTGCTGATTTCACAGCGTTTTTTACCAGAACTGCGCGAAGCATTAACGCTTGAAGAAAAAGTTGAAGTCACCTGGTTATTGCATCCTCAGCAAGACGACTACTTGCTTAGCCAACTGCTGGATTTTTGGCATCAAGAAAAACGTGCTGGTACCTTTGAGTACCTGGATGAAAAGTACTTCGGCCATGTGAAACGCTTTGATTATGTCGACACTCGCGCGTTCATTCGTGCTATCGATAATGTGCTGCCTGAGTATCAGGCCATGTTCGAGAAATACGCTGGCGAGCTAGACTGGCGTAAATTGGCTGCTACCAGCTATCAAGAATCACACTGGAACCCAAGTGCCCGCTCACCGACCGGTGTGCGCGGCATGATGATGTTAACCCGCCCTACCGCATCTTATGTTGGGGTAAAAAACCGACTTGATGCCGAGCAATCGATCCGCGGCGGCGCTAAGTACTTACAAAACATGATTGACCGCCTACCGGAGTCAATACCAGATAATCAAAGAATTTGGTTTGCCCTCGCCTCTTACAATGTCGGCCTGGGTCATGTGGAGGATGCGCGCAAAATGGCGCAATCCATGGGGTTAGATCCAAGTGCGTGGCGTGATGTCAAAAAAGTATTGCCGCTATTGCAGCAGTCTAAATACTACAAGCAAACCCGCTATGGCTATGCTCGCGGCGGTGAAGCTGTGCATTACGTTGACAATATTCGCCGTTACTACGACACGCTAGTGTGGGTAGACAACCAAACTAAGCAATTAAAAGATGCTGAACTGGAGTCTGAAGTGGAAGTGATTGCGGAAGATACAACTCAGCAGGTTCAAGAGTCTGCGCGATAG
- the guaB gene encoding IMP dehydrogenase, whose protein sequence is MLRLRNDALTFDDVLLVPAHSTVLPNTAVLKTRLTKKIELNTPIVSAAMDTVTEARLAIAMAQEGGLGFIHKNMTIEQQAEEVRKVKIYEAGIVQQPVTVKPSTTLAEVKQLTERNGFAGYPVINDANELVGIITGRDVRFVTDWNLTVEKVMTPKDRLVTVIEGTPLDEVQTLMHSHRVEKVLVVDDNFKLKGLITVKDFQKAERKPNACKDELGRLRVGAAVGAGAGNEERVAALVKAGVDVLLIDSSHGHSEGVLQRIRDTRAAYPDLQIVGGNVATAEGALALVEAGVDAVKVGIGPGSICTTRIVTGVGVPQITAVSDAAAAVKHLDIPVIADGGIRFSGDLAKALAAGASCIMAGSMFAGTDEAPGETELYNGRAYKSYRGMGSLGAMTQTQGSSDRYFQSDNAADKLVPEGIEGRVAYKGKLKEIIHQHMGGLRSCMGLTGCATIKELNEKAEFVKITSAGMGESHVHDVTISKEAPNYRSGS, encoded by the coding sequence ATGTTAAGATTAAGAAATGACGCACTAACCTTCGATGATGTCCTACTGGTTCCTGCTCACTCAACCGTTCTCCCAAACACCGCTGTTCTAAAAACTCGTCTGACTAAAAAGATTGAACTGAACACCCCAATTGTTTCTGCCGCAATGGACACTGTGACTGAAGCACGTCTTGCTATCGCAATGGCGCAAGAAGGTGGTCTAGGTTTTATTCATAAGAATATGACCATTGAACAGCAGGCTGAAGAAGTACGTAAAGTTAAAATCTATGAAGCGGGTATTGTTCAACAGCCGGTAACGGTTAAGCCGTCTACTACGCTGGCTGAAGTTAAGCAGCTAACCGAGCGTAATGGCTTTGCAGGTTACCCTGTAATTAACGACGCTAACGAGCTAGTGGGTATTATCACTGGCCGTGATGTTCGCTTTGTAACAGATTGGAACCTAACTGTTGAAAAGGTGATGACTCCTAAAGATCGCCTGGTAACCGTTATTGAAGGTACGCCGCTAGACGAAGTGCAAACCCTAATGCACTCACACCGTGTTGAAAAGGTGTTAGTGGTTGACGATAACTTCAAGCTTAAGGGCCTTATCACTGTAAAAGACTTCCAAAAAGCTGAGCGTAAGCCAAACGCATGTAAAGACGAATTAGGTCGTCTACGTGTTGGCGCAGCAGTTGGCGCTGGTGCAGGCAACGAAGAACGTGTTGCTGCATTGGTTAAAGCCGGTGTTGACGTGCTGCTTATCGACTCATCACACGGTCACTCTGAAGGTGTATTACAACGTATTCGCGACACTCGCGCAGCGTACCCTGACTTACAAATCGTTGGCGGTAACGTCGCAACAGCTGAAGGTGCACTAGCACTGGTCGAAGCGGGCGTTGATGCAGTTAAAGTTGGTATTGGCCCTGGTTCTATCTGTACTACTCGTATCGTAACAGGTGTAGGTGTACCGCAAATTACCGCAGTGTCTGATGCAGCCGCTGCAGTTAAGCACTTAGACATACCTGTTATTGCTGATGGCGGTATTCGCTTCTCAGGTGACCTAGCTAAAGCACTAGCCGCTGGCGCATCATGCATCATGGCTGGCTCTATGTTTGCGGGTACTGACGAAGCGCCAGGCGAAACTGAGCTATACAATGGCCGTGCGTACAAGTCATACCGCGGTATGGGCTCACTAGGTGCGATGACTCAAACTCAAGGTTCATCTGACCGTTACTTCCAAAGTGACAACGCTGCAGACAAGCTAGTTCCAGAAGGTATTGAAGGTCGCGTTGCCTACAAAGGTAAGCTTAAAGAAATTATTCACCAGCACATGGGCGGCCTACGCTCATGCATGGGCTTAACCGGTTGTGCAACCATTAAAGAATTAAACGAAAAAGCAGAGTTTGTGAAGATCACTTCTGCTGGTATGGGCGAGTCTCACGTACATGACGTGACCATTAGTAAAGAAGCGCCTAACTACCGTAGCGGTTCTTAA
- a CDS encoding outer membrane protein, whose protein sequence is MNNKLGLLAAVLLPSVLHSDSVFAQQVEPSADIELASKPTSKAQNETTQLSSSIPPKWLVEFGVQYFQYHDFSYQNLDFGLESISVRLALGYQFTPNWGVKFAAHTGESCWLTDMFGACTSSSLKDDSLLRADYSSKLYSLEATYSANISGNWYFDASMGSVYGVEKFDFRSCKPDDGIIFKGCDESEPINNYSNTETQFSYLAGVAIRYAFNNYVGLKLGYTHTGINEGTNSTGISIQARF, encoded by the coding sequence ATGAACAATAAACTAGGTTTATTGGCCGCAGTATTGTTGCCTAGTGTTTTACATAGCGACAGTGTTTTTGCACAACAGGTTGAACCTTCAGCTGACATAGAGTTGGCGAGTAAACCGACCTCAAAAGCTCAAAACGAAACAACACAGCTTAGTTCTTCAATTCCCCCAAAATGGTTAGTCGAGTTTGGTGTTCAGTACTTTCAGTATCATGACTTTAGCTACCAAAACTTAGATTTTGGCTTAGAATCTATCTCGGTTCGACTCGCTTTAGGTTACCAGTTTACACCGAATTGGGGAGTAAAGTTTGCAGCCCACACTGGTGAAAGCTGCTGGTTAACGGATATGTTTGGAGCGTGCACGTCAAGTTCACTCAAAGACGATTCGTTACTCAGAGCTGATTACAGTTCAAAATTATATTCACTAGAGGCGACTTATAGCGCCAATATTTCTGGGAATTGGTATTTTGATGCTTCAATGGGCAGCGTTTATGGAGTTGAGAAATTTGACTTTAGGTCGTGTAAACCTGACGACGGAATAATTTTCAAAGGGTGCGATGAAAGCGAGCCTATCAATAATTACAGCAACACAGAAACCCAATTTAGTTATTTGGCAGGGGTTGCCATTCGATATGCCTTTAACAATTATGTCGGCCTTAAACTCGGTTATACCCATACAGGCATAAATGAGGGAACAAACTCAACTGGTATCTCTATACAAGCGAGATTCTAA
- the tadA gene encoding tRNA adenosine(34) deaminase TadA: protein MRVAMDQAKLAEAKGEVPVGAVLVKDGELIATGYNLSICEHNPTAHAEIECIQAAGKVLENYRMLGTTLYVTLEPCSMCAGAMVHSRIERVVYGADDLKTGAAGSVVNLLQHEQFNHHVAITKGILADECAAQLSNFFKRRRAEKKALKKQQQLQASQP, encoded by the coding sequence ATGCGAGTTGCCATGGATCAAGCCAAGCTCGCTGAGGCTAAAGGAGAGGTGCCTGTTGGCGCTGTGCTGGTGAAAGACGGTGAGCTGATCGCCACTGGCTACAACCTAAGCATTTGCGAGCACAACCCAACAGCCCATGCTGAAATTGAATGTATTCAAGCTGCGGGTAAGGTACTAGAAAACTACCGTATGCTGGGTACCACCTTGTATGTGACTCTTGAGCCTTGCTCGATGTGCGCGGGCGCCATGGTGCATAGTCGAATCGAGCGAGTGGTGTATGGCGCCGATGATTTAAAAACAGGTGCTGCGGGAAGTGTGGTTAATCTATTGCAGCATGAGCAATTTAATCATCATGTAGCGATAACTAAAGGTATTTTGGCTGATGAATGTGCTGCCCAGCTAAGTAACTTTTTTAAACGTCGCCGCGCAGAGAAAAAAGCGCTGAAAAAGCAGCAACAACTGCAAGCTAGTCAGCCTTAA
- the guaA gene encoding glutamine-hydrolyzing GMP synthase: MSNIHDHKILILDFGSQYTQLIARRIREIGVYCELWAWDVSEEQIKEFAPNGIILAGGPESVTAEGSPRAPEYVFNAGVPVLGICYGMQTMSEQLGGKVIQGVGEGEFGYAQVEVQTESALFKSIEDAISSDGKPLLDVWMSHGDKVSEIPAGFVAVANTETCPFAAMANEDKQFYGVQFHPEVTHTRQGKRMLEHFALDICQCEANWKPSSIIEDAVERLKKQIGDDEVILGLSGGVDSSVVAMLLHRAIGDKLTCVFVDNGLLRLNEAQQVMDMFGDHFGLNIVHVDAENRFLDALKGEADPEAKRKIIGHVFVDIFDEESKKCVNAKWLAQGTIYPDVIESAGSATGKAHVIKSHHNVGGLPDDMELGLVEPLRELFKDEVRKIGLELGLPYDMLYRHPFPGPGLGVRVLGEIKKEYCDLLRRADAIFIDELHKAELYHKVSQAFTVFLPVRSVGVMGDGRKYDWVVSLRAVETIDFMTAHWAHLPYDFLGRVSNRIINEIDGISRVVYDISGKPPATIEWE, encoded by the coding sequence ATGAGCAACATTCATGACCATAAAATCCTGATCCTAGACTTTGGATCGCAATACACTCAGCTGATCGCACGCCGTATCCGTGAAATCGGTGTTTATTGTGAGCTTTGGGCTTGGGACGTATCTGAAGAGCAAATTAAAGAGTTTGCTCCAAACGGTATTATTCTAGCGGGTGGCCCAGAAAGCGTAACAGCTGAAGGCTCACCACGTGCACCTGAATATGTATTTAATGCTGGCGTACCAGTTCTAGGTATCTGTTACGGCATGCAGACCATGTCTGAGCAGCTTGGCGGCAAAGTTATCCAGGGTGTTGGCGAAGGTGAATTTGGTTACGCGCAAGTAGAAGTACAAACTGAATCAGCGCTATTCAAGAGCATTGAAGATGCAATCAGCAGCGATGGTAAACCACTACTAGACGTGTGGATGAGCCATGGTGACAAGGTATCTGAAATTCCAGCTGGTTTTGTTGCCGTTGCTAACACTGAAACTTGTCCATTTGCTGCGATGGCAAATGAGGACAAGCAATTCTACGGCGTGCAGTTCCACCCTGAAGTGACTCACACTCGTCAAGGTAAGCGTATGCTTGAGCATTTCGCACTTGATATCTGTCAGTGTGAAGCCAACTGGAAACCATCTTCAATCATTGAAGATGCTGTTGAACGTTTGAAAAAACAAATCGGTGATGATGAAGTTATCCTAGGTCTCTCTGGTGGTGTTGATTCATCAGTAGTGGCTATGCTGCTGCACCGCGCCATTGGCGACAAGCTAACTTGTGTGTTTGTTGACAACGGCCTACTGCGTTTAAACGAAGCCCAACAAGTAATGGATATGTTTGGCGATCACTTTGGTCTGAACATTGTTCACGTTGATGCTGAAAACCGCTTCTTAGATGCACTAAAAGGCGAAGCTGACCCAGAAGCGAAGCGTAAAATCATTGGCCACGTATTTGTTGATATCTTCGATGAAGAGTCGAAAAAATGCGTTAACGCTAAGTGGTTAGCCCAAGGCACTATCTACCCAGATGTGATTGAGTCTGCAGGCAGTGCAACTGGTAAAGCACACGTGATCAAGTCTCACCACAATGTGGGCGGCTTACCTGATGATATGGAGCTAGGCCTTGTTGAGCCGCTACGTGAGCTGTTTAAAGACGAAGTACGTAAGATTGGTCTAGAGCTTGGCCTACCTTACGACATGCTATATCGCCACCCATTCCCAGGCCCTGGTTTAGGCGTTCGTGTACTAGGTGAAATCAAGAAAGAATACTGTGATCTGCTGCGCCGTGCTGATGCTATCTTCATTGATGAGCTGCACAAGGCAGAGCTTTACCACAAGGTGAGCCAGGCATTTACTGTATTCCTACCTGTACGCTCGGTTGGCGTAATGGGGGATGGCCGTAAGTACGATTGGGTTGTATCGCTACGTGCGGTTGAAACTATCGACTTTATGACTGCGCACTGGGCACACTTGCCATATGACTTCCTAGGCCGTGTATCTAACCGCATTATTAACGAAATCGATGGTATTTCTCGTGTGGTATACGATATTTCTGGTAAGCCACCGGCAACTATTGAGTGGGAATAA
- the purL gene encoding phosphoribosylformylglycinamidine synthase, protein MEIFRGAPALSAFRVQKLMEACDSAALPVTNIYAEYVHLADLTAALDDTERQQLERILTYGPAIESHAPQGQLIFVTPRPGTISPWSSKATDIANNCGLDKVTRLERGIAYYVEAGELSSEQQKQLNALLHDRMMEVVLSDFEQASILFERTEPAKFTSVNILGEGRRALEVANVQLGLALAEDEIDYLVENFIKLNRNPNDIELMMFAQANSEHCRHKIFNADWTIDGEVQPKSLFKMIKNTFETTPEHVLSAYKDNAAVMEGSVAGRFFPDPDGTYNYHTEPMHVLMKVETHNHPTAISPYPGAATGSGGEIRDEGATGRGSKPKAGLTGFTVSNLKIPGFVQPWEGDYGKPERIVTPLDIMIEGPLGGAAFNNEFGRPALTGYFRTYEQQVNSHNGVEVRGYHKPIMIAGGLGNIREEHVQKGEITVGAKLIVLGGPAMNIGLGGGAASSMASGQSSEDLDFASVQRENPEMERRCQEVIDRCWQLGDDNPIQFIHDVGAGGLSNAFPELVDDGGRGGVFDLRNVPSDEPGMSPLEIWCNESQERYVMSVAPENLDKFAEICARERAPFAVVGEATEERHLTLDDSHFDNKPIDLPLEVLLGKPPKMSRDVVSAKAESPALDQSKIALKDAVKRILTLPTVADKTFLITIGDRSVTGLVNRDQLVGPWQVPVADCAVTASSFDSYTGEAMSMGERTPLALLDFDASARMAVAESIMNIAGTDIGSFKRIKLSANWMSPAGHPGEDAGLYEAVKAIGEDLCPELGLTIPVGKDSMSMKTAWEDNGENKTVTSPMSLIITAFGVVQDIRKTVTPELRSDKGDTELLMLDLSNGQNRLGGSCLAQVYSELGDVAPTLDNAQSLAGFFEVMQKLVNEQSVIAYHDRSDGGLFTTLVEMAFAGNTGLNIDIVALAGSDLERLFNEELGGVIQVAKADVEAVKAQFAAKGVACHAIGSLTSDNQITIKDGEREVFSDTRTALRTLWSETTYRMQALRDNPECAKQEFEAKQDADAPGLKVKLGFDPSEDVAAPYIAKGVAPKMAILREQGVNSHIEMAAAFDRAGFESRDVHMSDILEGRISLEEFQGLVACGGFSYGDVLGAGEGWAKSILFNSRARDEFSRFFERDASIALGVCNGCQMLSNLKEIIPGSDHWPHFVRNRSERFEARFSLVEVQQSPSVFFEGMAGSRMPIAVSHGEGLAEFKSADALAKAEATGTVALRYVDGNGQIATQYPLNPNGSPNGMTGICTTDGRVTIMMPHPERVFRTVANSWHPDEWGEDSPWMRMFRNARVKLG, encoded by the coding sequence ATGGAAATCTTTCGCGGAGCCCCTGCACTTTCTGCATTTAGAGTTCAAAAACTCATGGAGGCCTGCGATAGCGCGGCTCTTCCTGTGACAAATATCTATGCTGAATATGTTCATTTAGCGGATTTAACTGCAGCTCTTGATGACACTGAACGTCAGCAACTAGAACGTATCCTTACCTATGGCCCGGCGATTGAATCTCACGCCCCACAAGGTCAGCTAATTTTCGTAACGCCTCGCCCTGGCACCATTTCTCCATGGTCTTCAAAAGCAACCGACATCGCTAACAACTGTGGTCTTGATAAAGTCACACGTTTAGAACGTGGTATTGCTTATTATGTTGAGGCTGGTGAGCTAAGTAGCGAGCAGCAAAAACAATTAAACGCGCTACTACACGATCGTATGATGGAAGTAGTGCTAAGCGATTTTGAACAAGCGAGCATATTGTTCGAGCGCACTGAGCCAGCTAAATTCACTAGCGTGAACATTTTAGGTGAAGGCCGCCGCGCATTAGAAGTCGCTAACGTGCAGTTAGGTCTGGCTCTTGCTGAAGATGAAATCGACTACCTGGTTGAGAACTTCATCAAGCTTAACCGTAATCCAAACGACATTGAGCTTATGATGTTTGCTCAAGCAAACTCTGAGCACTGTCGTCATAAGATCTTTAACGCAGATTGGACAATCGATGGCGAAGTTCAGCCTAAGTCATTGTTCAAGATGATCAAGAACACCTTTGAAACCACACCTGAGCATGTACTGTCTGCCTACAAAGATAACGCAGCAGTAATGGAAGGTAGTGTTGCGGGTCGTTTCTTCCCAGACCCAGATGGTACATACAACTACCACACAGAGCCAATGCACGTATTGATGAAGGTGGAAACCCACAACCACCCGACAGCAATTAGCCCATACCCAGGTGCAGCAACTGGTTCTGGTGGTGAAATTCGCGACGAAGGTGCAACCGGCCGTGGTTCTAAGCCAAAAGCGGGCCTAACGGGTTTCACTGTATCTAACCTTAAAATTCCAGGTTTTGTACAACCATGGGAAGGTGACTACGGCAAGCCTGAGCGCATTGTTACTCCGCTAGATATTATGATTGAAGGCCCATTAGGCGGCGCGGCATTTAACAACGAGTTTGGTCGCCCTGCGCTAACCGGTTACTTCCGTACTTATGAGCAACAAGTTAACAGCCACAATGGCGTTGAAGTGCGTGGTTACCACAAGCCAATTATGATTGCTGGTGGTCTAGGTAACATCCGTGAAGAGCATGTTCAAAAAGGCGAAATTACCGTTGGCGCTAAGCTGATTGTACTTGGTGGCCCAGCAATGAACATCGGTCTTGGTGGCGGCGCAGCGTCTTCTATGGCGTCTGGTCAATCAAGCGAAGATTTAGATTTTGCTTCAGTACAGCGCGAAAACCCAGAAATGGAGCGTCGTTGTCAGGAAGTGATCGACCGTTGTTGGCAGCTAGGTGATGACAACCCAATTCAATTTATCCACGACGTGGGTGCGGGTGGGCTATCTAACGCATTCCCTGAGCTAGTTGATGATGGCGGCCGTGGTGGTGTGTTTGATCTACGTAACGTACCTTCTGACGAGCCAGGCATGAGCCCGTTAGAAATTTGGTGTAACGAGTCGCAAGAGCGCTATGTTATGTCAGTTGCGCCAGAAAACTTAGATAAGTTCGCAGAAATTTGTGCTCGTGAACGTGCACCATTTGCAGTAGTGGGTGAAGCGACTGAAGAGCGCCATCTAACACTGGACGACAGTCACTTCGATAACAAGCCTATCGACTTACCGCTTGAAGTATTACTTGGTAAGCCACCGAAAATGAGCCGTGACGTGGTATCAGCTAAGGCTGAGTCACCAGCGCTAGATCAAAGCAAAATCGCTCTGAAAGATGCCGTTAAGCGCATTCTTACTCTGCCAACGGTTGCCGACAAAACATTCCTTATCACCATTGGTGACCGCTCAGTAACCGGCCTTGTTAACCGTGACCAATTAGTTGGCCCATGGCAGGTACCTGTAGCCGATTGTGCGGTAACCGCATCAAGCTTTGACAGCTACACAGGTGAAGCTATGTCTATGGGTGAGCGCACGCCGCTTGCACTACTAGACTTTGACGCATCAGCGCGTATGGCTGTAGCTGAGTCAATCATGAACATTGCTGGTACTGATATTGGCTCGTTCAAGCGCATTAAGCTTTCTGCTAACTGGATGTCGCCAGCAGGTCACCCAGGTGAAGATGCTGGTCTTTATGAAGCAGTAAAAGCAATTGGTGAAGACTTATGTCCTGAGCTTGGTCTGACTATCCCTGTGGGTAAAGACTCAATGTCGATGAAGACGGCTTGGGAAGATAACGGCGAGAACAAAACAGTTACTTCACCTATGTCGCTAATCATCACAGCGTTTGGTGTTGTACAAGACATTCGTAAAACAGTGACTCCTGAGCTTCGCTCTGACAAAGGTGACACTGAGCTATTAATGCTTGATTTAAGCAATGGTCAAAACCGTTTAGGTGGTTCTTGTTTAGCGCAAGTTTACAGCGAGCTAGGCGATGTTGCGCCAACCCTTGATAACGCGCAATCACTTGCAGGCTTCTTTGAAGTGATGCAAAAACTTGTAAATGAGCAATCTGTTATTGCTTACCATGACCGCAGTGACGGCGGTTTATTTACTACCTTAGTTGAAATGGCGTTTGCTGGTAACACTGGCCTGAATATCGATATCGTAGCGCTTGCTGGTAGCGATCTTGAGCGTCTATTTAATGAAGAGTTAGGCGGAGTAATTCAAGTGGCTAAAGCCGATGTTGAAGCGGTTAAAGCACAATTCGCAGCTAAAGGCGTTGCATGTCATGCAATCGGCTCGCTAACAAGCGATAACCAAATCACCATTAAAGATGGCGAGCGTGAAGTATTTAGCGATACTCGCACAGCACTGCGCACCCTTTGGTCTGAAACCACTTATCGCATGCAGGCGCTACGTGATAACCCTGAGTGCGCTAAGCAAGAGTTTGAAGCTAAGCAAGATGCTGACGCGCCAGGCCTTAAAGTTAAGCTTGGTTTCGACCCAAGTGAAGATGTTGCTGCGCCGTACATTGCCAAAGGTGTCGCACCTAAAATGGCAATCTTGCGTGAGCAAGGTGTTAACTCACACATCGAAATGGCAGCAGCATTTGACCGTGCAGGCTTTGAGAGCCGCGACGTTCACATGTCAGACATTCTAGAAGGTCGCATTAGTCTTGAAGAGTTCCAAGGTCTAGTAGCTTGTGGTGGTTTCTCATACGGTGACGTACTGGGCGCTGGTGAAGGTTGGGCTAAGTCAATCTTATTCAACAGCCGTGCACGTGACGAGTTCAGCCGCTTCTTCGAGCGTGATGCAAGCATTGCACTGGGTGTGTGTAACGGTTGTCAGATGCTTTCTAACTTGAAAGAGATCATTCCTGGTAGTGACCACTGGCCACACTTTGTACGTAACCGCTCTGAGCGTTTTGAAGCACGCTTTAGCTTGGTTGAAGTGCAACAAAGTCCATCTGTGTTCTTTGAAGGTATGGCTGGCTCACGTATGCCAATCGCGGTATCACACGGTGAAGGTCTAGCTGAGTTTAAATCTGCTGATGCGTTAGCTAAAGCGGAAGCGACTGGCACAGTGGCACTACGCTATGTAGACGGCAACGGTCAAATCGCCACTCAATACCCACTTAACCCGAATGGCTCGCCAAATGGTATGACAGGTATTTGTACAACCGATGGCCGCGTAACCATTATGATGCCGCACCCTGAGCGTGTATTCAGAACGGTTGCTAACTCTTGGCACCCAGATGAGTGGGGCGAAGATAGCCCATGGATGCGTATGTTCCGCAACGCACGCGTTAAGTTAGGCTAA